Below is a window of Vibrio aerogenes DNA.
ATTTAAATAAAAAACAGCTTTACATTGACACGATCAATCTTTCATATTGAGAACGTTTCTCAAATGGAGGTATAACCAATGAAACTATTAAAAACGTCAGTTCAAGTTGCTTCACTTATCGTGGCAATGTCGGCTTCAGCAGCAACCTTTGCCGCTGATTCCGCTTTCCTCATGTTAACTCAAAAAGAAGGTCACAATTTCTTAACATGGTCAACGGAAGCTGATTCTGTTTCCCGTCAGGAAGTCTACCGGAGTGAAACCAGTTCATTTGCAGATGCAAAGCAAATTTCCGCTGTCGGATCAAAACGCTTTGTTGTTGAAGATGAAAACGCAGAACAAAAAGATTACTGGTACTGGGTCAAAGTTTACAAAGATAATGGTGAAACTATCCTGTCCAATGCATCCAGCACTCTGCCACAACTTGATGCACTGGTGAGCACGTCGGCTTCCAGTAAATGTGTTGCTGGTGCAACATTCGAAGATGAAACCGTTGATTGTGGCGGTATTACGCTGGGAACGAGCTGTGACGGCGATGATGAAGATCAGGATCCAATCATCACCCTCAAAAATGCAACCGTGAAAAACCTGCGCATTGCCGAAGATGGTGGTGCCGATGGGATTCACTGTAAAGAAGGCAGCTGTACAATTAAAAACGTGATCTGGGAAGACATCTGTGAAGATGCTGCCACTCTGACGAAAACAGCCAAATCTCTGACAATTGTCGGTGGTATGGCATACAACAGTAAAAATGGTCCTGGCGGAAAACCGGACAAAGTATTCCAGCACAATGCAAAAAACAGCACAACGACCACCATCAAAGGCGGATTCACACTGGAAGGCGTTCACGGCAAATTGTGGCGTTCCTGTGGTGACTGTACCAATAACGGTGGCCCAAGAAAAGTTGTGATTGATGATGTCGAAGTCGATGCAGATATCGATAGCATAGTCGGCGTCAACACCAACTATGGCGATGTGGCAAAAATCAGAAATCTGAAAATCAAAGATTATAAATCAGGCAGTCCGAAAGTCTGTGTTGAATACATTGGCGTTGAAAAAGGTGACGGTAAATCTGAAAAAATCGGGGAAGCATGGAATAGCACCAGCTGTAACGTCTCTGAATCTGACGTTTCAAAACTTTAAACAACCAACTATGCCAATATATTCCCGTGTACTCAAAGCGCCTGCAAAGGCGCTTTTTATTGAGTGATTGATTTGCTGAATGTAATAATAAAATTAAGGCGGAATTACTTATATACTCAGCGTTCACATGTCGAATGAAAATTAGTCAGTCAACTCTTTGTTATCTCATGATTTAATTTTACTTTGATCTGTACCCGAAATTTATGTGCTTCAGCATGATAGGGTTGAATTCTCTTTTTGATACACTTTTTACGGAAATTCTATGAATTTTTTCATCCAAACTGATCCATCACGCCGGCGCTATGGCCTGGCTGCATTTATTGGACTGATTGCTGGTATTGTCTCTGCTTTTGTAAAATGGGGGGCTGAACATCCATTACCACCCCGAAGTCCCGCGGATATTTTTCAGGCCGCATGTCCGCCGGAAGCGCTGATCAGAGCAGCAAACCAGATTGACTGCTCCAGAAATTTTCTGAACCCGCCTTACGTGTTTTTGCGGGACTGGCTGGGAGTGACAGACCCCAATCAAGCGGTTTATACATTTGCCGGACATGCTTTTAACTGGGTTGGCGTGACACACATTATCTTTTCGATTGTATTTGCTGTCGGTTACTGCGTGGTTACAGAACGTTTTCCAAAATTTAAGCTCTGGCAGGGGTTACTGGCTGGCGCACTGGCTCAGTTATTTGTCCATATGATTTCATTCCCGCTGATGGGATTAACGCCACCGCTATTCAGCCTGCCCTGGTATGAGCATGTGTCTGAAATCGTCGGCCATTTGATTTGGTTCTGGTCGATTGAAATTATTCGCCGGGATCTTCGCAACCGGATCACTCACGAACCAGATCCGGATGTCAATTCGGAACCAGCACGGTGATATTTCCAATCATTTGTTAAGGCTTCAATCAATCACAGGGCGCTTCTTCATGAAGCGCCCTGTTTTTTCTTCAGACTGAAAACCATTTCACCCGGATTTACGCAGACTCAAAGAGTTCCTGTGCCAGATAACGGCCTTTATCTTTTACCCCCGGCAAAGCGAAAAAGTAACCACCGCCAAACGGTTTAATATATTCTTCCAGTGGCTCACCATTGAGCCGGTTTTGCGTTGCAATAAACCCCTTTTCCAGATCAGCCTGATACCCAATAAATACGAGCCCGACATCCAGTTGTCCTGAAGGGCTGGTGTTGTAAGAATAACTATAACCACGTCTCAGCAGCAGAAATTCAGGGAAGTCTTTGGTACGGGGATTAGCTAACCGCATGTGCGCATCCAGTGGAATCCGTTCACCTTTTGGATCTGAAGCGTAGTCTGGGTCATCATGTTCATACCGCTTACCCAAAGGCGCACCTGTATCACGGTTACGGCCAAAAATAGTTTGTTGCTCCTGCAACGGTGTACGATCCCAGTGTTCAACAAAGAAACGTATCAGACGGATGGCCTGATAACTGCCGCCTTTCGTCCAGTCGGGCTCATCCGTGTGTTGATCACCAACCCAGATCATTTGATTAAAAGTTGCTTCATCAGACCCTTTCGGGTTAACCGTGCCATCTTTAAAGCCAAGTAAATTTCGGGGAGTTCGCTGCCCCACAGAAGCTGCAGCATGTGAAGAAATAAAACCGTCCCGTCGCCAGCGAACCATCAGGGATGAAGGCGTGTGTTTGATAATATCTCTGAGTGCATGCAAGGTAGTATCAGCACTGTTTGCACAAATTTGTATCAACAAATCACCATGACACCAGTCTGCCTGCAAGCCATCATTAGGAAACTCAGCCATTCGCTGCAGTTGTTTGGGTTTCAGTTTTGCCAGGCCATAGCGGTCATCAAACAGCGACTCACCGACCGAAACCGTCATTGTCAGGTTATCCGGATGAATGACCGGACCAAGAATTCCGGAATCCATCGGTGGATAATGGCTGTCTCTTGTTTCTGCACGCCCTCCCTTCATCAGAAACTCACAACGTTCTGTCAAAGTTTGAAACAGCTGCTGCAGATCTTTCTTATCCTGAGCAATCACATCAAAGGCAACCAGCGCAAGATGCGCCTGTTGAGGCGTGCTGATTCCGCTCTGATGTTTGCCATAAAATGGCTGCATTTTCATTTCGCTGGTAAAAGCTTGCTCATCATGCATTGAAGGCATCATCGCCTCCTCTGCTGAAGCGGTACGAGCCACTGCACCGGATGCAAGCATCCCGCCGGCAACTCCCAGAGCGCCTTTCAGCAGACTTCGTCTGCCTTGCTGAGGTTCTTGATTCGTGGCGTCTTCTTTTGACGATGATTTCGTCAGAAAGTGAAATGGGCAAGACATTTTATGATTCTCCCTGATCAATGAAGAGGTGTAATTTCTGTAAATCCTGACGGAGTCTTTGCTGGTTATTCTGAGTATCATCTGATTGCCAAACGGAAAAATCTTTCGCCAGTTTTTCGGATAAATCCGGATCAGCTTTGTCGAGCAAAGGTTTGACAAGTTCAATCAGCTTATTCAGGTTGGTTTGAATTGCCTGCTGATGATCATGATTCAGCGTCTGTTGGCCTAACAGGGCTTCAAACCGGGAGAGGAGCATCCCGAGATGTAATGTCTGTCCCCGGAACAGTTGTGTCCAGGCTTTAATCTGGCTGAGCCGGTCCTTTCCGGCCATATCAGCCAGATCCCGATCATCGGCCCGTTGAAAAGCACCGGCCAGCGTCTGCAGCTGATAGTACAGAGTTCGTTGTGCCGGGTTGATCGATGCTCTGTTCCAGTTGTCAGCCGCTTTGTCTAACTGGCGACTCAGCTGGATCAGGAAAAACTTATACTCAGCAGTAATGCGTATTTTATCCTGAACTTTCAGTTGATACGGATTGTGATGATGACTTTGAACAACCAGTGAACCATGAGGGTTTGTTAACAGGCCACATGTGGTCTCGTATGTTCCGGGCTCGAGATCAACGGTCATCTTCTGATAAAAACCGGGGGCAATGTTTTCCCGCTCAGCAACAACCATCACGCCATTGAGAATTTCCCACTCAAGCGCACGCATACTTTTATTCGTAATGACAAACCGGACCTGACCTGCTGGTACTGTCAGTTGCATCGGTTCACACTGTTTATCTGTCACGGTCACTTTGATCTGAGGAATTTCTGCTGCATATGCAAGTGCACTGATTAAACAGCCGGAGAACAGAGACAATGCCTGGTTCCATAACTTCATTCAATTGATTTCCTTTATGGGGGTGCGACAAGCCCGTTAACATGGGCCTGTCGCAAAGATACAGGTGGGGGGACCTATATCTTTTTTTATAGCAACGGGAATAAAAAAGCTTACTTCAAACCGTAAATACCACGCAGCTGCGACAAATCTTCTGCCAAAGTTGTCACAGGTCCTTGCAGTGCTTTGCGGTCATGCTTGGTCAGATTTTCGTAGGGCATGAATCCTTCTCCCTGACGATAGCGGGCAAGGATACTGTCAACCTGATGAAAATTTTTGTCGATCTTGGCTAAAAATGCAGGTTCCATTTTTTTCAGTGTCGGGCGAAGCAAATCAACAATTTTCTTCGACCCATCAACATTGGCCTGAAAATCCCATAAGTCTGTCCGGCTGTAACGATCTTCTTCACCACTGATTTTACTGGATGCAACTTCTTCGATCAGACCAGCAGCACCATCGACCACATCGTTGGGCGGAAATGCAAGATTGGTCAGTCGTTGCTGTAAATCTTTCACATCACGAACCAGTTGCTGCGCATATTTCTGCATCCCATGGTTTGATTTCTCATGCCAGATTGCATATTCAAGCCGGTGGAATCCGGTGAATTTTGGATCGTTGACACCT
It encodes the following:
- a CDS encoding pectate lyase, encoding MKLLKTSVQVASLIVAMSASAATFAADSAFLMLTQKEGHNFLTWSTEADSVSRQEVYRSETSSFADAKQISAVGSKRFVVEDENAEQKDYWYWVKVYKDNGETILSNASSTLPQLDALVSTSASSKCVAGATFEDETVDCGGITLGTSCDGDDEDQDPIITLKNATVKNLRIAEDGGADGIHCKEGSCTIKNVIWEDICEDAATLTKTAKSLTIVGGMAYNSKNGPGGKPDKVFQHNAKNSTTTTIKGGFTLEGVHGKLWRSCGDCTNNGGPRKVVIDDVEVDADIDSIVGVNTNYGDVAKIRNLKIKDYKSGSPKVCVEYIGVEKGDGKSEKIGEAWNSTSCNVSESDVSKL
- a CDS encoding YagU family protein, which encodes MNFFIQTDPSRRRYGLAAFIGLIAGIVSAFVKWGAEHPLPPRSPADIFQAACPPEALIRAANQIDCSRNFLNPPYVFLRDWLGVTDPNQAVYTFAGHAFNWVGVTHIIFSIVFAVGYCVVTERFPKFKLWQGLLAGALAQLFVHMISFPLMGLTPPLFSLPWYEHVSEIVGHLIWFWSIEIIRRDLRNRITHEPDPDVNSEPAR
- the efeB gene encoding iron uptake transporter deferrochelatase/peroxidase subunit, whose product is MSCPFHFLTKSSSKEDATNQEPQQGRRSLLKGALGVAGGMLASGAVARTASAEEAMMPSMHDEQAFTSEMKMQPFYGKHQSGISTPQQAHLALVAFDVIAQDKKDLQQLFQTLTERCEFLMKGGRAETRDSHYPPMDSGILGPVIHPDNLTMTVSVGESLFDDRYGLAKLKPKQLQRMAEFPNDGLQADWCHGDLLIQICANSADTTLHALRDIIKHTPSSLMVRWRRDGFISSHAAASVGQRTPRNLLGFKDGTVNPKGSDEATFNQMIWVGDQHTDEPDWTKGGSYQAIRLIRFFVEHWDRTPLQEQQTIFGRNRDTGAPLGKRYEHDDPDYASDPKGERIPLDAHMRLANPRTKDFPEFLLLRRGYSYSYNTSPSGQLDVGLVFIGYQADLEKGFIATQNRLNGEPLEEYIKPFGGGYFFALPGVKDKGRYLAQELFESA
- a CDS encoding cupredoxin domain-containing protein, which translates into the protein MKLWNQALSLFSGCLISALAYAAEIPQIKVTVTDKQCEPMQLTVPAGQVRFVITNKSMRALEWEILNGVMVVAERENIAPGFYQKMTVDLEPGTYETTCGLLTNPHGSLVVQSHHHNPYQLKVQDKIRITAEYKFFLIQLSRQLDKAADNWNRASINPAQRTLYYQLQTLAGAFQRADDRDLADMAGKDRLSQIKAWTQLFRGQTLHLGMLLSRFEALLGQQTLNHDHQQAIQTNLNKLIELVKPLLDKADPDLSEKLAKDFSVWQSDDTQNNQQRLRQDLQKLHLFIDQGES
- the efeO gene encoding iron uptake system protein EfeO, whose translation is MNLKSRKSFLPAMLLLISAPYASAAQNTSMLVEPMTEYKLYVIDEVNELVRDTQAFAQAFERGDLKKAEQLYAPARIHYERIEPVAELFSDLDASIDAREDDYEKGVNDPKFTGFHRLEYAIWHEKSNHGMQKYAQQLVRDVKDLQQRLTNLAFPPNDVVDGAAGLIEEVASSKISGEEDRYSRTDLWDFQANVDGSKKIVDLLRPTLKKMEPAFLAKIDKNFHQVDSILARYRQGEGFMPYENLTKHDRKALQGPVTTLAEDLSQLRGIYGLK